From a region of the Candidatus Pelagibacter sp. FZCC0015 genome:
- a CDS encoding GcvT family protein, translating to MKKNYPSSAKVVVIGGGVAGTSCAYHLAKFGWKDIVLLERDQLTSGTTWHAAGLIGQLGATSTITKLRKYSLDLYKELEKTTGLSTGLKQNGAITVASSKERMQELLRQATTAQLSNVEVEVLNKQRIKELYSVVKTEDLVGGVYMPKDGQADPVGVTNVLVKAAKMLGVKIFEKSPVKKILVKNKRICGVETIQGKIDCEYVVLATGMWSRQIGEDIGVSVPLYPNEHFYVITEPMKDLPKDLPVLRDYNACLYLKEDAGKMLVGIFEPNAKPAFKDSGRVPDNFSFGEFPDDFDHFEPYLEKSFHRLPMLENAGIRKFFSGPESFTPDTQYLLGETPEVKNLYTCCGFNSIGIASSGGAGRVTAEWMINGHINEDLFSLDIKRFQKFHSSKKFIMDRVTETLGDLYGMHWPYKQHETSRNEKLLPYHEELKKAGACFGVTGGFERPMWYSLNGKPEYEYSFNYQNWYPSAKHETINARKNVGLFDFSTFSKFDLKGKKVHSDLQKICTANIKNEIGKSTYTHMLNEDGGIETDLTVVCIDKNYFRIVSSAATRERDKFHILKYLSEDVEFIDVTEEICCLGLFGPKSREMIQKISDDNYSSENFQFGSGKNVLIENIKVWAQRISYVGELGFELYVNKNDALDLYKILTNEGKNFSLSHCGMHAMDIMRMESGFLHWGHDISPEENQYQAGLKFTISYKKNVNFIGKDALLKIKDKPLDKTMMMFTLKDSKPGAPLLLHEEPIYLDDKIIGRTTSGNYSFCFDKNLSFGYVNSGNTIDTLKDKNLFIEVEKIKYPVEILSKPLNTKDFRKI from the coding sequence ATGAAAAAAAACTATCCTTCAAGCGCAAAGGTAGTTGTAATAGGGGGTGGCGTTGCAGGTACTTCTTGCGCTTATCATTTAGCTAAATTTGGCTGGAAAGATATAGTTTTATTAGAAAGAGACCAACTTACTTCTGGAACGACATGGCATGCTGCAGGATTAATAGGTCAATTAGGAGCAACTTCTACAATTACTAAATTAAGAAAATATTCCTTAGATCTTTACAAAGAACTAGAAAAGACAACAGGTTTATCAACTGGTCTAAAACAAAATGGAGCAATAACAGTTGCATCATCTAAAGAAAGGATGCAGGAGTTATTAAGACAAGCCACAACAGCACAACTATCTAACGTTGAAGTTGAGGTTTTAAACAAACAAAGAATAAAAGAATTATATTCAGTTGTAAAAACTGAGGATCTAGTCGGTGGTGTTTATATGCCAAAGGATGGTCAGGCAGACCCTGTTGGAGTTACCAATGTATTGGTTAAAGCTGCTAAAATGTTAGGTGTTAAAATATTTGAGAAGTCACCAGTAAAAAAAATTTTAGTAAAAAATAAAAGAATATGTGGCGTTGAAACTATCCAAGGAAAAATTGATTGTGAATATGTAGTTTTAGCTACAGGAATGTGGTCTCGACAAATTGGAGAAGATATTGGTGTCAGTGTTCCATTGTATCCTAATGAGCACTTCTATGTGATTACTGAACCAATGAAAGATCTTCCAAAAGATTTACCTGTTTTGAGGGATTATAATGCTTGTCTTTATTTAAAAGAAGATGCTGGAAAAATGTTGGTTGGTATTTTTGAGCCAAATGCAAAACCTGCTTTTAAAGATAGTGGAAGAGTTCCTGATAATTTTTCATTTGGAGAATTTCCTGATGACTTTGATCATTTTGAGCCTTACCTTGAAAAATCTTTTCATAGGTTACCAATGTTGGAAAACGCAGGTATAAGAAAATTTTTTTCAGGGCCCGAGTCGTTTACACCTGATACTCAATATTTACTTGGAGAAACACCAGAAGTTAAAAATCTTTATACATGTTGTGGATTCAACAGTATTGGAATAGCAAGCTCTGGAGGAGCAGGAAGAGTAACTGCGGAATGGATGATTAATGGTCATATAAACGAAGATTTATTTTCGCTAGATATAAAAAGATTTCAAAAGTTTCATTCATCTAAAAAATTTATCATGGATAGAGTTACTGAAACCTTAGGAGATCTTTATGGGATGCATTGGCCTTACAAACAACACGAAACTTCAAGAAATGAAAAATTATTACCTTATCACGAAGAATTAAAAAAAGCTGGTGCATGTTTTGGTGTAACAGGAGGGTTCGAAAGACCAATGTGGTATTCCTTAAATGGAAAACCAGAATATGAATATAGCTTTAACTATCAAAATTGGTATCCATCAGCAAAACATGAAACCATAAATGCAAGAAAAAATGTTGGACTATTTGATTTTTCAACTTTTTCTAAATTTGATTTAAAAGGTAAGAAAGTTCATAGCGATTTACAAAAAATTTGTACAGCTAACATTAAAAATGAAATTGGCAAATCTACCTATACACACATGCTAAACGAGGATGGTGGTATTGAAACAGATCTAACTGTTGTTTGTATTGATAAAAATTATTTTAGAATAGTAAGTTCAGCAGCAACTAGAGAAAGAGATAAATTTCATATTTTAAAATATTTATCTGAAGATGTTGAATTTATCGATGTTACAGAAGAGATTTGTTGTCTTGGTTTATTTGGTCCTAAAAGTAGAGAAATGATTCAAAAGATTAGTGATGATAATTATTCATCAGAAAATTTTCAATTTGGATCAGGAAAAAATGTATTGATTGAGAATATAAAAGTTTGGGCACAAAGAATATCTTATGTGGGTGAACTTGGCTTTGAATTATACGTAAATAAAAACGATGCTTTGGATTTATATAAAATTTTAACTAATGAAGGTAAAAACTTTAGCTTATCTCATTGCGGTATGCATGCAATGGATATAATGAGAATGGAAAGTGGTTTTTTACATTGGGGCCATGATATTTCACCAGAAGAAAACCAGTATCAAGCAGGATTAAAGTTTACGATAAGCTATAAAAAAAATGTTAATTTTATAGGTAAAGATGCTTTATTAAAGATCAAAGATAAGCCATTAGATAAAACAATGATGATGTTTACGCTAAAGGATAGCAAACCTGGAGCACCATTGTTGCTACATGAAGAGCCCATTTATTTAGATGACAAAATAATTGGAAGAACAACTTCAGGAAATTATTCATTTTGTTTTGATAAAAATTTATCATTTGGTTATGTTAATTCAGGAAACACAATAGATACGCTTAAAGATAAAAATTTGTTTATAGAAGTTGAGAAGATCAAATATCCAGTCGAAATTCTTTCAAAACCACTAAATACAAAAGATTTTAGAAAAATTTAG
- the ald gene encoding alanine dehydrogenase, producing the protein MKIGVPKEIKPQENRIGLTPDSVKTLVSEGHEVLVENNGGFEAGFENDQYLKAGAKIADTAADIFNDAEIIVKVKEPQKVEVDMIRENQIVYTYLHLAAAKELTEGLIKSKSINIAYETVTDDNGRLPLLAPMSAVAGRMSVQAGAHCLEKNQSGRGLLLGGAPGVTGGTVVILGGGVVGENAAVIATGMQAKVHIVDKSEARLKQLVEMFGDKIIPEQSDKTDLDKLVAEADLLVGGVLIPGAEAPKLITKEMIKTMKRGSVIVDVAIDQGGCVETSKPTTHGDPTYIVDDVVHYCVANMPGGVPRTSTLALNNATLPFLVKLANKGYQKALGEDKNFLAGLNVHKGQVTYKAVADVFGHNFVEPGEAIKH; encoded by the coding sequence ATGAAAATTGGAGTTCCTAAAGAAATAAAACCACAAGAAAATAGAATTGGTTTAACACCTGATAGTGTTAAAACTTTAGTTTCAGAAGGACATGAAGTTTTAGTTGAAAATAATGGTGGATTTGAAGCTGGTTTTGAGAACGATCAATATTTAAAAGCAGGAGCTAAAATTGCTGATACTGCAGCTGACATCTTTAATGATGCAGAAATAATTGTTAAAGTTAAAGAACCTCAAAAAGTTGAAGTTGATATGATTAGAGAAAATCAAATCGTATATACCTATCTACATTTAGCTGCTGCAAAAGAATTAACTGAAGGATTAATTAAATCTAAAAGTATTAATATTGCCTACGAAACAGTAACAGATGATAATGGAAGATTGCCTTTGCTTGCACCTATGAGTGCTGTTGCAGGAAGAATGTCAGTGCAAGCAGGCGCTCATTGTTTAGAGAAAAACCAAAGTGGTCGAGGTTTGTTGTTAGGTGGTGCACCAGGTGTAACAGGCGGAACAGTAGTTATATTGGGTGGAGGAGTTGTTGGAGAAAATGCTGCTGTGATTGCAACTGGCATGCAGGCAAAAGTTCATATTGTAGATAAATCTGAAGCTAGATTAAAACAACTTGTTGAAATGTTTGGAGATAAAATTATTCCAGAACAAAGTGATAAAACAGATTTAGATAAATTAGTTGCTGAGGCTGATTTATTAGTTGGTGGAGTATTAATTCCAGGTGCAGAAGCACCAAAATTGATTACAAAAGAAATGATTAAAACAATGAAAAGAGGTTCGGTTATCGTTGATGTTGCTATAGATCAAGGTGGATGTGTAGAAACAAGTAAACCTACAACACATGGAGATCCAACTTATATAGTTGATGATGTAGTTCATTATTGCGTAGCAAATATGCCGGGAGGTGTACCTAGAACATCAACATTGGCATTAAATAATGCAACATTACCTTTCTTAGTTAAGCTAGCTAACAAAGGTTATCAAAAAGCACTTGGAGAAGATAAAAACTTTTTAGCAGGGTTAAATGTTCATAAAGGTCAAGTAACCTACAAAGCAGTTGCTGATGTCTTTGGACATAATTTTGTTGAACCTGGAGAAGCTATCAAACATTAG
- a CDS encoding aminotransferase class III-fold pyridoxal phosphate-dependent enzyme, which produces MSTQNKTAIPNSLNEHWMPFTSNKDFKENPRLIVEAKGVYLKNHQGQTQIDASSGLFCNPLGHGREEIIEAITNQLKTLDYCQPFQQGFGGSFELATRISKHTPGNLNRMFYTICGSTAVETAIKIAIAYHRARGDSQRFRFVGRERGYHGMNIGATSVGGMVNNVKTFASVLMPGVVHMRHTHLPEHKFVSGQPETGVELAEDLERICMNFGAENIAACIVEPIAGSTGTLVPPKGYLQRLREICDKHGILLIFDEVITGWGRTGSPFASQEYGVTPDMMTMAKATTNGISPMGVVACKEDIYDAIAENAPKGTIELFHGYTYSGIPISVAAGLAVQDIIEKDDIFNRAKNLAPYFQEGLMSLKDIDVVDNIRGYGMMGGIDIVMDKKPGAAGFTCFKHCYEAGVNFKATGDCLIIAPMFICEKKHIDEIIEKLRTGITNYAKSKKN; this is translated from the coding sequence ATGAGCACACAAAATAAAACAGCAATTCCAAATTCTTTAAATGAGCACTGGATGCCATTTACATCTAACAAAGATTTTAAAGAGAACCCAAGATTAATTGTTGAAGCTAAAGGTGTGTATTTAAAAAACCATCAAGGACAAACTCAAATTGATGCAAGCTCTGGATTGTTTTGCAATCCTTTAGGGCACGGTAGAGAAGAAATTATTGAAGCAATAACAAACCAATTAAAAACTCTGGATTATTGTCAACCTTTCCAACAAGGATTTGGTGGATCATTTGAATTAGCAACTAGAATTTCAAAACATACTCCAGGAAACTTGAATAGAATGTTTTATACTATTTGTGGTTCAACAGCTGTTGAAACTGCAATTAAAATTGCAATCGCTTATCACAGAGCAAGAGGCGACAGTCAAAGATTTAGATTTGTTGGTAGAGAGAGAGGTTACCACGGAATGAATATTGGTGCGACTTCTGTTGGAGGTATGGTTAATAATGTTAAAACTTTTGCAAGTGTTTTAATGCCAGGTGTTGTTCATATGAGACATACACATTTGCCAGAACATAAATTTGTAAGTGGTCAACCAGAAACAGGTGTTGAGTTAGCAGAAGATTTAGAAAGAATTTGTATGAACTTTGGAGCTGAAAATATTGCAGCTTGTATTGTTGAGCCTATTGCAGGATCAACAGGTACTTTGGTTCCACCAAAAGGATACTTACAAAGATTAAGAGAAATTTGTGATAAGCATGGAATACTTTTAATTTTTGATGAAGTAATTACAGGATGGGGAAGAACAGGTTCTCCATTTGCATCACAAGAGTATGGAGTAACTCCAGATATGATGACAATGGCAAAAGCTACTACAAACGGAATTAGTCCAATGGGTGTTGTTGCATGTAAAGAGGATATTTATGATGCTATTGCAGAAAATGCTCCTAAAGGAACTATAGAACTATTTCATGGTTATACTTATTCAGGAATTCCAATTTCTGTAGCTGCTGGATTAGCAGTACAAGATATTATTGAAAAGGATGATATTTTTAACAGAGCTAAAAATTTAGCACCTTATTTCCAAGAAGGTTTAATGTCCCTAAAAGATATTGATGTTGTTGATAACATCAGAGGTTATGGAATGATGGGTGGTATTGATATTGTTATGGATAAAAAACCGGGTGCAGCAGGATTTACTTGTTTTAAACATTGTTATGAAGCTGGAGTAAACTTCAAAGCTACAGGTGATTGTTTAATCATTGCTCCAATGTTTATTTGTGAAAAAAAACACATTGATGAGATAATTGAAAAACTTCGAACTGGAATAACAAATTACGCAAAAAGTAAAAAGAATTAA
- a CDS encoding ABC transporter substrate-binding protein codes for MKKILSFILGSIFALNLSISVANSAANEVRVAYFLEWPSPNLEDMQKKNFAKALGVPVKWTNFTNGGAMTDAMLAGDIDISYSQGLVPFINAVKSNAPIKLVDIAMEYGMGGTTCVTSNASGITKANATELEGKKVAVPLGTMAEYVFDESMKVVGADRSKMDIIQMDPEEGAAALVSGDVVMACLFGGNSIKAATAVGSRLLTVDEARAAGILGIDITSVTDKFMKENPGMLRTFIEVTHEANARYKAGKADMNAMAKASEMTVADMKDTLSGFKFLTPEETKQSMESGNLDGFLKGMGTPGGAVDTSFLPL; via the coding sequence ATGAAAAAAATATTAAGTTTTATTCTAGGATCTATATTCGCACTTAACCTATCGATCTCAGTTGCAAATTCAGCTGCAAACGAAGTTAGAGTTGCGTACTTTCTAGAATGGCCTAGCCCAAATTTAGAGGACATGCAGAAGAAAAATTTTGCAAAAGCTCTTGGTGTTCCAGTTAAATGGACAAACTTCACTAACGGTGGAGCTATGACTGATGCAATGTTAGCAGGAGATATTGATATATCTTACTCTCAAGGATTAGTACCTTTTATCAATGCTGTAAAATCTAATGCACCTATCAAATTAGTTGATATTGCTATGGAATACGGAATGGGAGGAACTACATGTGTGACATCTAACGCTTCTGGAATTACAAAAGCAAACGCTACTGAATTAGAAGGTAAAAAAGTTGCTGTTCCACTAGGAACAATGGCTGAATATGTTTTTGATGAAAGTATGAAAGTTGTTGGTGCTGACAGAAGTAAAATGGACATTATTCAAATGGACCCAGAAGAAGGTGCTGCTGCATTAGTAAGCGGTGATGTTGTAATGGCGTGTTTATTTGGTGGTAATTCTATCAAAGCAGCAACTGCAGTTGGATCAAGACTTTTAACTGTAGATGAAGCTAGAGCAGCTGGTATCTTAGGTATAGATATCACTTCTGTTACAGATAAATTCATGAAAGAAAACCCAGGTATGTTAAGAACTTTCATCGAAGTTACTCATGAAGCTAATGCTAGATACAAAGCTGGTAAAGCTGACATGAACGCAATGGCGAAAGCTTCTGAAATGACAGTTGCAGATATGAAAGACACTTTAAGTGGTTTCAAATTCTTAACTCCAGAAGAAACTAAACAATCTATGGAAAGTGGTAATCTTGATGGTTTCCTAAAAGGAATGGGAACTCCAGGAGGAGCTGTAGATACAAGTTTCTTACCTTTATAA